A single genomic interval of Sebastes umbrosus isolate fSebUmb1 chromosome 11, fSebUmb1.pri, whole genome shotgun sequence harbors:
- the LOC119496932 gene encoding serum amyloid P-component-like isoform X1 gives MSLGLSVYLQILYKSQMALYLLLVMLTACAAIPQDLSGKMFTFPQQTNTAHVRLTTSRQVLRAVTVCLRSFTDLRRVHSLFSMATPSVANDFLIFKDGANDEIDLWIKNNHVDIRGQDYKLNTWHSICTTWDSASGLVQLWLDGKPSSRKFISSGSSISGPIIIVLGQEQDSHGGGFDINQSFVGMMSDVHLWDYTLSSCEIQSYSDRLKFPPGNVLNWSALSFQTIGRVLIEDKQRNCY, from the exons ATGGCGTTGTATCTTCTACTGGTGATGCTGACAGCATGTGCTGCCATTCCTCAAG aTCTGTCAGGTAAAATGTTCACCTTCCCGCAACAAACCAACACAGCTCATGTGAGGCTGACTACATCAAGACAGGTTCTGAGAGCTGTGACCGTTTGTCTCAG ATCCTTTACAGACCTCCGTAGAGTTCACAGCCTTTTCTCTATGGCCACCCCTTCTGTTGCCAATGACTTTCTGATTTTCAAGGATGGTGCAAACGATGAGATTGACCTCTGGATCAAGAATAACCATGTAGACATAAGAGGGCAGGACTACAAACTGAACACATGGCACTCAATTTGTACCACATGGGACTCTGCATCTGGACTGGTACAGCTGTGGTTGGATGGAAAACCCTCAAGTAGGAAGTTCATCAGCTCTGGATCCAGCATCAGCGGCCCCATTATCATTGTTTTAGGACAG GAACAGGATTCCCATGGTGGAGGCTTTGACATTAATCAGTCTTTCGTTGGCATGATGTCTGATGTCCACCTGTGGGACTACACCCTCTCCTCCTGTGAGATCCAGAGCTACTCAGATCGTCTAAAATTCCCTCCAGGGAATGTGCTCAACTGGAGTGCGCTGTCGTTCCAGACCATAGGAAGAGTGCTGATAGAAGATAAACAAAGAAACTGTTATTAA
- the LOC119496932 gene encoding serum amyloid P-component-like isoform X2: protein MALYLLLVMLTACAAIPQDLSGKMFTFPQQTNTAHVRLTTSRQVLRAVTVCLRSFTDLRRVHSLFSMATPSVANDFLIFKDGANDEIDLWIKNNHVDIRGQDYKLNTWHSICTTWDSASGLVQLWLDGKPSSRKFISSGSSISGPIIIVLGQEQDSHGGGFDINQSFVGMMSDVHLWDYTLSSCEIQSYSDRLKFPPGNVLNWSALSFQTIGRVLIEDKQRNCY, encoded by the exons ATGGCGTTGTATCTTCTACTGGTGATGCTGACAGCATGTGCTGCCATTCCTCAAG aTCTGTCAGGTAAAATGTTCACCTTCCCGCAACAAACCAACACAGCTCATGTGAGGCTGACTACATCAAGACAGGTTCTGAGAGCTGTGACCGTTTGTCTCAG ATCCTTTACAGACCTCCGTAGAGTTCACAGCCTTTTCTCTATGGCCACCCCTTCTGTTGCCAATGACTTTCTGATTTTCAAGGATGGTGCAAACGATGAGATTGACCTCTGGATCAAGAATAACCATGTAGACATAAGAGGGCAGGACTACAAACTGAACACATGGCACTCAATTTGTACCACATGGGACTCTGCATCTGGACTGGTACAGCTGTGGTTGGATGGAAAACCCTCAAGTAGGAAGTTCATCAGCTCTGGATCCAGCATCAGCGGCCCCATTATCATTGTTTTAGGACAG GAACAGGATTCCCATGGTGGAGGCTTTGACATTAATCAGTCTTTCGTTGGCATGATGTCTGATGTCCACCTGTGGGACTACACCCTCTCCTCCTGTGAGATCCAGAGCTACTCAGATCGTCTAAAATTCCCTCCAGGGAATGTGCTCAACTGGAGTGCGCTGTCGTTCCAGACCATAGGAAGAGTGCTGATAGAAGATAAACAAAGAAACTGTTATTAA
- the LOC119496968 gene encoding serum amyloid P-component-like, which produces MDLSGKMFIFPEETNTANVKLIPALSRLTAITVCLRFKTDLRRDHVLFSLATAAHSNAFLIFKDSSGDDTDVSVENANKEFEGQDYKLNTWHSICTTWDAASGLVQLWLDGKSTIKKYFGGTAIVNPIIILGQEQDSHGGRFDRSQSFLGMICDVHVWNYVLSPCEIMRFMDDENYTPGNVVNWSALTSIATGRVLTEDKQKACEEHKQCPRVLY; this is translated from the exons ATgg aTCTTTCTGGTAAAATGTTCATCTTCCCAGAGGAAACCAACACAGCTAATGTGAAACTGATACCTGCGCTATCACGTCTCACTGCTATAACTGTCTGTCTCAG GTTCAAGACCGATCTCCGCAGAGACCATGTACTATTCTCTCTGGCCACAGCCGCGCATAGCAATGCCTTCCTGATATTCAAGGACAGTTCAGGTGATGACACTGACGTGTCTGTCGAGAATGCAAATAAAGAATTTGAAGGTCAGGACTACAAATTGAACACATGGCACTCCATTTGTACTACATGGGACGCTGCGTCTGGTCTGGTGCAGCTGTGGTTAGATGGAAAGTCAACAATTAAGAAATACTTTGGTGGAACAGCAATTGTAAATCCCATTATCATCCTCGGACAG GAACAGGATTCCCATGGCGGGCGGTTTGACAGGAGTCAGTCTTTCCTTGGTATGATATGTGATGTCCACGTGTGGAACTACGTCCTTTCACCCTGTGAGATCATGCGCTTCATGGATGATGAAAACTACACCCCAGGGAATGTGGTCAACTGGAGTGCGCTGACTAGCATTGCCACCGGAAGAGTGCTAACAGAAGATAAACAAAAGGCCTGTGAAGAGCACAAGCAATGCCCGCGTGTTCTCTATTGA
- the LOC119496969 gene encoding serum amyloid P-component-like — protein sequence MWWPKLSLDLSGKMFIFPEETNTANVKLIPALSRLTAITVCLRFKTDLRRNHALFSLATATHSNAFLLFKDSSGDDINVYVGNANKEFEGQDYKLNTWHSICTTWDAASGLVQLWLDGKSTIKKYFGGTAIVNPIIILGQEQDSHGGRFDRSQSFLGMICDVHVWNYVLSPCEIMRFMDDENYTPGNVVNWSALTSIATGRVLTEDKQKACEEHKQCPRVLY from the exons ATGTGGTGGCCCAAGCTGTCACTTG aTCTTTCTGGTAAAATGTTCATCTTCCCAGAGGAAACCAACACAGCTAATGTGAAACTGATACCTGCGCTATCACGTCTCACTGCTATAACTGTCTGTCTCAG GTTCAAGACCGATCTCCGCAGAAACCATGCACTATTCTCTCTGGCCACAGCCACGCATAGCAATGCCTTCCTGCTATTCAAGGACAGTTCAGGTGATGACATTAACGTGTATGTCGGGAATGCAAATAAAGAATTTGAAGGTCAGGACTACAAATTGAACACATGGCACTCCATTTGTACTACATGGGACGCTGCGTCTGGTCTGGTGCAGCTGTGGTTAGATGGAAAGTCAACAATTAAGAAATACTTTGGTGGAACAGCAATTGTAAATCCCATTATCATCCTCGGACAG GAACAGGATTCCCATGGCGGGCGGTTTGACAGGAGTCAGTCTTTCCTTGGCATGATATGTGATGTCCACGTGTGGAACTACGTCCTTTCACCCTGTGAGATCATGCGCTTCATGGATGATGAAAACTACACCCCAGGGAATGTGGTCAACTGGAGTGCGCTGACTAGCATTGCCACCGGAAGAGTGCTAACAGAAGATAAACAAAAGGCCTGTGAAGAGCACAAGCAATGCCCGCGTGTTCTCTATTGA